CGTCGGCCGCGTCGACGTCCAGGCGAGCGACGTGCGCGAGATCGAGGTCGTCGCCGATCCCGCGCGCCTCGCCGCGCAGGGCATGACGTACGACGACCTGGCCGCCGCGATCCGGCAGGCGACCACGGTGAACGCGGTCGGCCGCATGCCGACGGGCTACAAGCAGTACCTCGTCGTCACGACCACCGAGGCGCAGTCGGCGGAGGACGTCGCGTCGATCGTCGTCGGCCGCGGGCTCCGCGTGCGCGACGTCGCGCGCGTGCTCCCCGGCACCGAGGACCACGTGCGCGTCATCGCCGGCGACGGCAGGCCGGCCGCACTGTTGAACGTGACGAGACAGATCGGCGGCAACACCCTCGCGATCTCCGACAGCGTCGCCGCGCTCGCCGCGGAGCTGAAGGCCGCGCTCCCGCCGGGCGTGCGGCTGAAGCCCGTGTACGACCAGGCCGCGCTCGTCCGCGACGCGGTGCGCTCGGTGCGCGACGCGATGCTCGTCGGCGCGGTGCTCGCCGTGCTCGTGCTGCTCGTGTTCCTGCGCCATGCGCGCATCACCGCGATCAGCGCGTCGGCCATCCCGCTGACGATGGCGATCACCGTCTTCGTCATGGCGCGCGTGGGGCAGACGTTCAACCTCATGACGCTCGGCGCGATGGCGATCGCCATCGGGCTCGTCATCGACGACGCGGTGGTCGTCACCGAGAACATCGTCCGCCACCTGCACCTCACACCGGACCGCGCGATCGCCGTGCGCCACGCGGTGCAGGAGCTGATCTGGCCCGTGACGACGTCGACGATCACCACCGTGGTCGTCTTCCTTCCGTTAGGCCTCCTCACCGGCGTCGAGGGACAGTTCTTCCGCGCGCTGTCGATCACGCTCACCATCGCGGTGCTCGTCTCGCTCGTGCTCGCGCTGACCGTCATCCCGCTCATGGCGGAGCAGTTCCTGACGACGAGCGACGAGCGTGGAGCGTGGAGCATGGACGGCTCCGAGGAGCCCTCCACGCTCCCCGCTCCACGCTACACGCTCGCTTCGCGCTACGAGAGCGCCCTCGCAGGGGCACTGCACCACACCCGCACGATGCTCGCCGCCGCCGTGGTGCTCGTCGCCGCGGGCGCCGCGGTGTACCACTTCGTCGGCACCGGGTTCCTCCCCGAGATGGACGAGGGCGCGTTCATCCTCGACTACGTCACGCCGGGCGGCACCGCGCTCGCCGAGACCGACCGGCAGCTCCACGTCGTCGAGCGCATCCTCGCGACGACGCCGGAGGTCGCGGGCACGTCGCGCCGCACGGGTGCGGAGCTCGGGCTGTTCGCCACCGAGCAGAACACCGGCGACATCGCGGTGCGTCTGCGCTCCCCGTCGCAGCGCGACCGCAGCGTGTTCGAGGTCATCGACGAGGTGCGCACGCGGGTGCAGGCGGCGGTGCCGCGCATGCGCGTCGAGTTCGTGCAGATCCTCTCCGACGTCATCAACGACCTCGCCGGCGCGGCGAGCCCCGTCGAGATCAAGCTGTTCGGATCCGACCTCGCCGCGCTCGAGGCGTACGGCCACGCGCTCGGTGAGAAGCTCGAGAAGGTCGAGGGGCTCGAGGACGTCTACAACGGCGTGAGCGAGCCGAGCGCCGAGATGCAGATGACGATCGACGCGGCGGAGGCGAACCGCGTCGGGCTCACGCCGGACCAGGTGAGCGCGCAGGTCGCCGGCGCGCTGCTCGGCGCCGAGGGCGGCGACGTGCGCCTCTCCGATCGCGCGATCGGCATCCGCGTGCGCGCGCCCGACTCGGTGCGCTTCGACCCCGCGCAGCTCGGCGCGATCCCGATCGTCTCGCCGGAGTCGCGCGCCACCACGCCGCTCGGCGCGCTCGCGAGCTTCCACCCGACGGAGACGCGGGCCGAGCTGCTGCGGGAGAACCAGCAGCAGATGATCGACGTCACCGCGGACATCAGCGGGCGCGCGCTCGGCCCCATCATGGACGACGTGAAGGCCGTGGTCGCCGCCACGCCGCCGCCGCGCGGCGTGCGCGTGGAGCTCGCCGGCCAGTACGCGAGCCAGCAGGCGGCGTTCCGCGCGCTGCTGCTCGTGCTCGCGATCGCCGCGCTCAGCGTCATCGCGGTGATGGTCGTGCAGTTCGAGTCGTTCGTCGAGCCGCTCGTCGTGCTGCTCGCCGCGCCGCTGTCGTTCGTCGGCGCGATGCTGGTGCTCCTCGTCACCCACACGCCGCTGAACGTGTCGAGCTTCATGGGGCTCATCCTGCTCGTGGGGCTCATCGTGAAGAACGGCATCATCCTGCTCGACTTCACGCGGCATCGCATGCGCACCGGCGGCCTCGCGCTCGAGCCGGCGATCCGCGAGGCGGCGCGCATCCGCCTGCGTCCGATCCTCATGACGACGCTGTGCACGCTGTTCGGCCTCCTGCCGCTGGCGCTGGGCCTTGGCGCCGGCTCCGAGCTGCAGCGGCCCCTCGCGCTCGCGGTCATCGGCGGCCTCGCGCTCTCCACGCCCATCACGCTGTTCGTCGTGCCGACGCTCCTCGTGGCGATTCGGGGACGGGAGTACACGCTGCAGGGCTGATCTCGCGCGGAGACGCGGAGCACGCGGAGAACACCGAGTGTTCCTGGA
This DNA window, taken from Gemmatirosa kalamazoonensis, encodes the following:
- a CDS encoding efflux RND transporter permease subunit produces the protein MTTTSSSGLFGLLAAQRRFVYLVVALLSAAGVWAAFTLPSAIYPELNFSRITVVVQGSALGARQVLFSVTRPIEEAVSIVPGVTRVQSKSIRGGAEINVTFAERADMQYALQQVQARVNQVQSELPAGLDIQVERQTPSLFPILSYNLEGGDPATLYDIAQYQIRPIFARVPGVGRVDVQASDVREIEVVADPARLAAQGMTYDDLAAAIRQATTVNAVGRMPTGYKQYLVVTTTEAQSAEDVASIVVGRGLRVRDVARVLPGTEDHVRVIAGDGRPAALLNVTRQIGGNTLAISDSVAALAAELKAALPPGVRLKPVYDQAALVRDAVRSVRDAMLVGAVLAVLVLLVFLRHARITAISASAIPLTMAITVFVMARVGQTFNLMTLGAMAIAIGLVIDDAVVVTENIVRHLHLTPDRAIAVRHAVQELIWPVTTSTITTVVVFLPLGLLTGVEGQFFRALSITLTIAVLVSLVLALTVIPLMAEQFLTTSDERGAWSMDGSEEPSTLPAPRYTLASRYESALAGALHHTRTMLAAAVVLVAAGAAVYHFVGTGFLPEMDEGAFILDYVTPGGTALAETDRQLHVVERILATTPEVAGTSRRTGAELGLFATEQNTGDIAVRLRSPSQRDRSVFEVIDEVRTRVQAAVPRMRVEFVQILSDVINDLAGAASPVEIKLFGSDLAALEAYGHALGEKLEKVEGLEDVYNGVSEPSAEMQMTIDAAEANRVGLTPDQVSAQVAGALLGAEGGDVRLSDRAIGIRVRAPDSVRFDPAQLGAIPIVSPESRATTPLGALASFHPTETRAELLRENQQQMIDVTADISGRALGPIMDDVKAVVAATPPPRGVRVELAGQYASQQAAFRALLLVLAIAALSVIAVMVVQFESFVEPLVVLLAAPLSFVGAMLVLLVTHTPLNVSSFMGLILLVGLIVKNGIILLDFTRHRMRTGGLALEPAIREAARIRLRPILMTTLCTLFGLLPLALGLGAGSELQRPLALAVIGGLALSTPITLFVVPTLLVAIRGREYTLQG